A single Cryomorphaceae bacterium DNA region contains:
- a CDS encoding fibronectin type III domain-containing protein, whose translation MKRLLRWPQLWAVAFFTLISTNPASAQCINTLSFGAGTVDATTTVPITISTCNYTTEYSTITVNAPGQYTFTVASTPGYVTITDAANNVISHGPSPHTSPIAGTGTYRAHWTDDAACMGTSSCYLTTAVYAGALTGCIQPLSLAATGVTSNSANISWAPYNATPPTGGYEYVVTTVQGLPTGSGTATTTPSAALTALAPSTQYYYYVRSMCGTDTSAWAQASFFTTCVAVTAPWVENFDGSTWVAGTGFNNGGAVLDPCWDAIPTVTAYAWGTRTGTTGSTGTGPDSDHTTGTGNYVYVEGSNGANGSVAELYSPLVDLTGVSNPALFFWQHFFGTAMDTFYVDVNNGGAWQTIYTYIGSIQSANADPWVQEILDLNAYANTTVQIRFRTAPKTGFSSDYAIDDVSIQTGPPCFRPSSISLVANGVTDVTVDWVPSSGTSWEVAYGAPGFSPDSAVGSPNGPIGVVTAPSHPFTVTGLTANTDYDFYVREACSNVPGAFSAWRGTVSTRTNCTVFSAPFTENFDGGNWLTGTTTGAIDPCWSRSNTPFDHSWYVATNNFSSANGPSGDNTTGTGQYLEASFGAAFAQTEIISPLVDLAGLTNPAAQFYYHFFGDDIGKLYIDVNAGAGWMRMDSLIGQYQTAKSDPFYYFEVPLGAFANDTVQVRLVSERGALCCDYDIAIDDFAIDNGSPCNIPGIPSVTAASSSQLDVAWVDVVNVAWNVVWGLPGFDPDSAVGSANGPIGTQLVFLPQHSITGLTGNTQYQVYVNAFCPTGGVSFWAGPGSGTTLCDIYQVPFTEDFDGPAWTPSFPGTADQCWGGDLRPIITSGNMWEIDDFSFSSTTGPPGPNSGTQYLFFDYGFSSGTPARVESPLVDLTLAASPAVGFYVHAFGSSMGTTYIEVDNGNGWVVIDSIVGQQTAAKNDPWQYREFSLLAYAGQTVKVGLRNISTSSISEFAIDDFYIGNGSPCPLPTQLSALGSTTTDVTLGWLGAGTTSNWEIAYGAPGFEPDSAIGSPNGPIGVQAFTNDTATVIGLNPATIYSFYVRENCGTPGINSFWTGPVNFTTQCVPYTAPYIENFETTTGWVAGTNFSADDCVIGTCWDRLGATTTYGFNVRSGTTGSGATGPTGDATTGSGQYIYTEASNGSSGNEGIITSPQVDISGLTNPALIFARHFYGVQIDSMRVEVSIDGGVSWTQVAGYFGQTQTADSDPWITEVLDLAPFAGATALSVRFRATSAGCCSGDAAIDDFQIVEGPACFGPTNLVAVGNSSTAIDVAWTPNDSLATNWEIEYGPLGFQLGSGTVVSTGATPFTISNLSPGTVYAFYVREECAGAPGQFSLWTGPTSAGTFIAPPYFESFTPTFNDAEFGGAEGLINDPTIFTGTFSSWVDDGFGNVGFDGAAKLNIWNTFTDDWAFSPTIELNNFGQWQLEFDWTCREFSSSTLGGIWGGDDTVYVVISTDAGTTWNRADHLLMIDSATVAAAGTDTIHETIDISMYAGNNVQIGFYGESTISNEDTDFFVDNVRISDPSFNPLSCDDFESYNTGAFAGQSTDWLPWGGAFGTEDTEISTAQAHGGSQSMHVHDGGTNGASDIVRGLGDFNGGTHEVSFFFYVPSTDGGYFNLMHFYDPSGVGNTWALETYLDGTTGAGELLRGSANNDTMASFTFNGGAWNEAEFLIDLDADSAEFILNGASVHQWIWSAGLPGVYGNLGAFNVFSAAPPGLAATIYIDDFCTGAVNAPCVVTTTPTTSDVTVCEGTPATLTATPGSGTAFPIWTNSNGDIIGTGTPFVTDTLFADETFSVRDGELVGSQFHVGPTPDIAATGFGNFTNGIYVNVMNDLRLDSITLRSDGPMVVGVNLYTAPPSAGGTLLQTSKAITLPGAGDHQVSVDMVIPQGQYFLNMRYDDAANGALFRSTAGATYPYVIPDLVSIDSTDFVNQLRYYYLFDWVVNQVCLNGQTADAQATIDLAPTAAFTLNQTGGGQEVVDFDASGSSADAVSYDWDFGDGDTGSGATVQHTYAGGGQYTVTLTVTDDCGGQDVTTQTIDVTIGLNEIDLTDINLYPNPTRDVFTLSFELTEVQDVDIYVLNAMGQVMYSESLENFTGSYSEAINLAGEAKGVYMVQIATKDGVVNRRVSLQ comes from the coding sequence TAACGTGATTAGCCACGGGCCATCACCTCATACATCCCCGATTGCAGGAACTGGAACCTATCGCGCTCACTGGACGGACGATGCGGCCTGTATGGGAACTTCTAGTTGTTACTTGACTACTGCAGTTTACGCTGGAGCCTTGACTGGCTGTATCCAGCCATTGTCTCTGGCAGCAACTGGAGTGACCAGCAACAGTGCCAACATTTCTTGGGCTCCGTACAACGCCACTCCACCAACAGGGGGATATGAGTACGTAGTCACTACCGTTCAGGGTCTTCCTACCGGTTCAGGTACGGCAACCACAACGCCTTCAGCTGCTCTTACTGCTTTGGCACCATCAACGCAGTACTACTACTACGTTCGCTCCATGTGTGGAACGGATACTAGTGCGTGGGCACAGGCAAGCTTCTTTACAACGTGTGTGGCAGTAACCGCTCCATGGGTAGAGAACTTTGATGGTTCCACTTGGGTTGCTGGAACTGGATTTAATAACGGCGGAGCTGTTTTGGATCCTTGTTGGGATGCGATTCCAACGGTTACCGCATATGCTTGGGGTACGCGCACCGGAACTACGGGTTCTACAGGAACTGGTCCGGACAGCGATCACACGACAGGAACAGGCAACTACGTATATGTTGAGGGTTCAAACGGAGCCAACGGTTCTGTTGCTGAACTATACTCTCCATTGGTCGACTTGACCGGGGTAAGTAATCCGGCACTTTTCTTCTGGCAACACTTCTTTGGAACTGCTATGGACACGTTCTACGTTGACGTGAACAATGGTGGTGCATGGCAAACGATTTACACGTACATCGGATCTATCCAATCCGCAAATGCTGATCCCTGGGTTCAAGAAATCCTCGACTTGAATGCATATGCGAATACAACAGTTCAAATCCGTTTCCGTACGGCTCCAAAGACTGGATTCTCTTCTGACTACGCTATTGATGATGTAAGTATCCAAACGGGACCTCCATGTTTCCGTCCAAGCTCTATTTCGCTTGTAGCGAATGGTGTAACCGACGTTACGGTTGATTGGGTTCCTAGCTCAGGTACTTCTTGGGAGGTTGCTTACGGAGCACCAGGATTCAGTCCTGACTCTGCCGTAGGTTCTCCAAACGGTCCTATTGGAGTAGTAACAGCTCCATCTCATCCGTTTACTGTTACCGGATTGACCGCTAATACGGATTATGACTTTTACGTTCGCGAGGCTTGTTCAAACGTTCCTGGAGCATTTAGCGCTTGGAGAGGAACAGTGAGCACGCGTACGAACTGTACCGTATTCTCCGCTCCATTTACAGAGAACTTTGACGGTGGTAACTGGCTGACCGGTACAACCACCGGAGCTATTGATCCATGTTGGAGTCGAAGCAATACGCCGTTTGATCACAGCTGGTACGTAGCAACGAACAACTTTAGTTCTGCAAATGGACCTTCTGGGGATAACACAACTGGAACGGGTCAGTACCTAGAGGCTTCCTTCGGTGCTGCTTTTGCTCAGACTGAAATCATCAGCCCATTGGTTGATTTGGCTGGTTTGACAAATCCTGCTGCTCAGTTCTACTACCACTTCTTCGGAGACGACATTGGTAAATTGTATATCGATGTTAATGCTGGAGCTGGTTGGATGCGTATGGACTCCTTGATTGGTCAATACCAAACGGCTAAGTCTGATCCATTCTACTACTTCGAAGTACCTCTTGGAGCTTTTGCCAACGATACAGTTCAAGTTCGTTTGGTATCTGAGCGTGGAGCGCTTTGTTGTGACTATGACATCGCGATTGACGACTTTGCTATCGACAATGGATCACCATGTAATATCCCAGGTATTCCTTCGGTAACTGCAGCTTCTTCATCTCAATTGGATGTAGCTTGGGTTGACGTAGTGAATGTAGCTTGGAACGTGGTTTGGGGTCTGCCTGGATTTGATCCGGACAGCGCCGTTGGATCTGCTAACGGTCCTATTGGTACTCAATTGGTCTTCTTACCACAGCACTCGATTACTGGTTTGACCGGAAATACGCAGTACCAGGTGTACGTAAACGCATTCTGTCCTACAGGAGGTGTTTCTTTCTGGGCTGGTCCTGGATCTGGAACGACGCTTTGTGATATTTATCAAGTTCCGTTTACTGAGGACTTCGATGGACCAGCTTGGACTCCATCTTTCCCAGGAACGGCTGATCAATGTTGGGGAGGAGATCTTCGCCCAATTATTACCAGTGGAAACATGTGGGAGATTGATGACTTTTCTTTCTCTTCAACTACGGGACCTCCCGGACCAAATTCTGGAACTCAGTACTTATTCTTTGACTATGGATTTAGCTCTGGTACTCCAGCGCGTGTAGAAAGTCCATTGGTGGACCTTACTCTTGCTGCTTCACCAGCAGTTGGATTCTATGTTCATGCCTTCGGTTCTTCTATGGGAACCACCTACATTGAAGTAGACAATGGAAATGGATGGGTAGTCATTGACTCGATTGTTGGTCAGCAAACTGCTGCCAAGAATGATCCATGGCAATACCGTGAATTCTCTCTATTGGCTTACGCTGGTCAAACGGTGAAAGTTGGATTGAGAAACATTTCTACCAGCAGTATTTCTGAGTTTGCCATTGATGACTTCTATATTGGAAATGGATCACCATGTCCGTTGCCAACGCAATTGTCTGCATTGGGTAGTACAACCACTGACGTAACCCTAGGTTGGTTAGGTGCTGGAACTACTTCCAACTGGGAGATTGCTTACGGAGCACCTGGTTTCGAACCTGACTCAGCTATTGGATCTCCAAACGGACCTATTGGTGTTCAGGCATTCACAAACGATACCGCTACGGTTATTGGATTGAACCCTGCTACGATTTACAGTTTCTACGTTCGTGAGAATTGCGGTACTCCAGGAATCAATTCATTCTGGACGGGTCCAGTGAACTTCACGACTCAATGTGTGCCTTATACTGCACCTTACATTGAAAACTTCGAAACTACTACCGGCTGGGTAGCTGGAACGAACTTTAGCGCTGATGACTGTGTCATCGGTACATGTTGGGACCGACTCGGTGCTACCACGACCTACGGATTTAATGTCCGCTCAGGAACGACAGGTTCTGGAGCTACTGGACCAACGGGTGATGCAACGACTGGATCAGGTCAGTATATCTACACTGAGGCCTCAAATGGCTCTTCAGGAAATGAAGGAATCATTACAAGTCCTCAAGTAGACATCTCTGGTTTGACTAATCCAGCTCTAATCTTTGCACGTCATTTCTATGGAGTTCAGATTGACTCTATGAGAGTTGAAGTTTCTATTGACGGAGGAGTTTCTTGGACTCAGGTTGCAGGTTACTTCGGTCAAACACAAACTGCAGATTCTGATCCTTGGATCACTGAGGTACTGGATTTAGCGCCATTCGCTGGAGCTACTGCACTCTCTGTACGCTTCCGTGCGACATCAGCCGGATGTTGTAGTGGTGATGCTGCGATTGATGACTTCCAAATTGTTGAAGGACCAGCATGTTTTGGACCAACCAACTTAGTAGCCGTAGGAAACTCTTCTACAGCTATTGATGTGGCTTGGACTCCTAATGATTCTTTGGCTACGAACTGGGAGATTGAGTACGGACCACTTGGATTCCAATTGGGTAGCGGTACTGTAGTCTCAACGGGAGCTACTCCGTTTACTATTTCCAACTTGAGCCCAGGAACGGTTTACGCATTCTACGTTCGTGAAGAGTGCGCTGGTGCGCCAGGACAGTTCTCTTTGTGGACAGGACCAACAAGCGCAGGTACCTTTATTGCCCCTCCTTATTTCGAATCGTTTACACCAACGTTTAATGATGCTGAATTCGGTGGTGCGGAAGGGTTAATTAACGATCCAACCATCTTTACGGGAACATTCTCAAGCTGGGTGGATGATGGCTTCGGTAATGTCGGATTTGACGGTGCGGCTAAGCTGAACATCTGGAACACCTTTACAGATGACTGGGCGTTCTCTCCAACCATTGAATTGAACAACTTCGGACAATGGCAACTTGAGTTCGATTGGACTTGCCGTGAGTTTAGCTCTTCTACCTTAGGTGGTATCTGGGGCGGAGATGATACCGTATATGTGGTGATCTCTACAGATGCGGGTACCACTTGGAACCGTGCGGATCACCTTTTGATGATTGACTCTGCTACAGTAGCAGCTGCAGGCACCGATACGATTCATGAGACGATTGATATCAGCATGTATGCAGGTAACAATGTTCAGATTGGATTCTACGGTGAGTCTACCATCTCGAATGAGGATACGGACTTCTTCGTGGACAATGTGCGCATTAGCGATCCTTCATTCAACCCGCTTTCTTGTGACGATTTCGAATCGTACAATACAGGAGCCTTTGCCGGTCAATCAACAGATTGGTTGCCATGGGGTGGAGCCTTCGGAACTGAGGATACAGAGATCTCTACAGCGCAAGCCCATGGAGGTTCTCAAAGTATGCACGTCCACGACGGAGGTACCAACGGTGCATCTGATATCGTACGCGGTCTTGGAGACTTCAACGGAGGAACACATGAAGTAAGCTTCTTCTTCTACGTGCCTTCAACCGACGGGGGTTACTTCAACTTGATGCATTTCTATGATCCTTCAGGTGTAGGAAACACTTGGGCACTGGAGACGTACTTGGACGGTACAACCGGCGCTGGTGAATTGCTACGAGGATCTGCAAATAATGATACCATGGCAAGCTTCACCTTCAACGGTGGTGCTTGGAATGAGGCTGAGTTCCTGATCGACTTGGATGCGGACAGCGCTGAGTTCATCTTGAATGGAGCGAGCGTACACCAATGGATCTGGTCTGCTGGCTTGCCAGGAGTCTATGGAAACTTGGGAGCGTTCAATGTCTTCTCAGCAGCACCTCCGGGATTGGCGGCGACCATCTACATTGATGACTTCTGTACAGGAGCGGTTAATGCACCATGTGTGGTGACTACAACACCAACTACATCTGATGTAACGGTTTGTGAAGGCACACCAGCAACCTTGACTGCGACTCCAGGTAGCGGAACAGCGTTCCCAATCTGGACGAACAGCAACGGTGACATTATCGGTACGGGTACGCCATTCGTTACAGATACTTTGTTCGCTGACGAGACCTTTAGCGTACGTGATGGTGAATTGGTTGGATCACAATTCCACGTGGGACCAACCCCTGACATCGCAGCTACTGGATTCGGAAACTTCACCAACGGTATCTACGTGAACGTGATGAACGACCTTCGTTTGGATTCGATCACCTTGCGTTCTGACGGACCAATGGTAGTAGGAGTGAACTTGTATACAGCACCTCCTTCTGCGGGTGGTACTTTGCTTCAGACTTCTAAAGCGATCACCTTGCCAGGTGCAGGAGATCACCAAGTATCTGTTGACATGGTTATCCCACAAGGACAGTACTTCTTGAACATGCGCTACGACGATGCAGCGAATGGAGCATTGTTCCGTTCAACTGCGGGAGCGACTTATCCATATGTCATTCCTGATCTCGTGAGCATTGACAGTACAGACTTCGTTAACCAGCTTCGTTACTACTACCTATTTGACTGGGTAGTGAATCAAGTATGTTTGAACGGTCAAACTGCTGATGCACAAGCGACAATCGACCTTGCACCAACTGCTGCCTTCACTCTGAACCAGACGGGTGGTGGTCAGGAAGTAGTTGACTTCGATGCTAGTGGTTCTTCTGCTGATGCAGTGAGCTACGATTGGGACTTCGGTGATGGTGACACAGGATCTGGAGCTACCGTACAGCATACCTATGCTGGAGGTGGACAGTATACCGTTACCTTGACTGTAACCGATGATTGTGGAGGTCAAGATGTGACGACTCAAACCATTGATGTAACCATTGGTTTGAACGAGATCGATTTGACAGACATCAACTTGTATCCTAACCCAACGCGCGACGTTTTCACGTTGAGCTTTGAGTTGACCGAAGTTCAGGATGTAGATATCTACGTCTTGAATGCAATGGGTCAAGTGATGTACTCTGAGTCACTTGAGAACTTCACCGGAAGCTACTCTGAAGCCATCAACTTGGCAGGAGAGGCTAAAGGAGTATACATGGTACAAATCGCGACTAAAGACGGCGTTGTTAACCGCCGAGTGAGCTTGCAATAA
- the uvrC gene encoding excinuclease ABC subunit UvrC codes for MAKEHVETQLKTIPERPGVYQYFDEEEKLLYVGKAKNLKRRVNSYFNKVQDSGRLKVLVKKIRRIEFIVVETEVDALLLENNLIKEHQPRYNVMLKDDKTYPWICIKKEPFPRVFPTRNVIKDGSEYYGPYASGRIMKNVLELIKGIYPLRTCNYNLTKENIEAGKFKVCLEYHIGNCLGPCEGYQSQEHYDANLQKVREIIKGNVAEVRRSLQADMEEQAASLQFEAAQRTKERIDLLNRYQSKSTVVSPKIHDADVFALISDVQSAYVNYLRVVDGAVIQSHTLEFKKKLDETDEELLTLGMFELRQLYQNHAKESLVSHELDVELDGVKFHKPLRGDKKALVDLSIRNAKQFRQERLKQMQIVDPDRHVNRIMAQMKLDLRLSEEPRHIECFDNSNIQGTNPVAACVVFKNGKPAKKEYRHFNIKTVEGPDDFASMEEVVYRRYKRLVEEEQPLPQLIVIDGGKGQLSAALKSLDKLELRGKIAIIGIAKRLEELFYPNDPVPLYLDKRSETLKIIQQLRNEAHRFGITHHRNRRSKSSFNTELESIPGIGKSTAQDLLKAFKSVKRIKEADQPALEAIVGRSKSMKVWQYFHQGPDNQSQ; via the coding sequence ATGGCCAAAGAGCATGTAGAAACCCAGCTGAAGACCATTCCGGAACGACCGGGTGTCTATCAGTACTTCGATGAAGAGGAGAAATTGCTCTACGTTGGAAAGGCCAAGAACTTAAAGCGAAGAGTCAATTCGTATTTCAATAAGGTTCAAGATTCCGGACGGTTGAAGGTGCTGGTCAAAAAGATTCGACGCATTGAGTTCATTGTCGTCGAAACAGAGGTCGATGCATTGCTATTGGAAAACAACTTGATCAAGGAGCATCAACCCCGCTACAACGTGATGCTCAAGGACGACAAGACCTACCCTTGGATCTGCATCAAGAAGGAGCCCTTCCCGCGCGTTTTTCCTACCCGAAATGTGATAAAGGACGGATCGGAGTACTACGGACCTTATGCCTCGGGCCGCATCATGAAGAATGTCCTGGAATTGATCAAGGGCATTTATCCCTTGCGCACCTGCAACTACAACCTCACTAAAGAGAACATTGAAGCTGGTAAGTTCAAGGTGTGTTTGGAATACCACATTGGAAACTGCTTAGGCCCCTGTGAAGGCTACCAATCGCAAGAGCATTACGACGCCAATCTTCAGAAGGTACGGGAGATCATTAAAGGGAATGTGGCCGAAGTTCGCCGAAGCCTACAGGCCGATATGGAAGAACAGGCCGCCTCGCTTCAATTTGAGGCCGCTCAGCGCACAAAAGAGCGCATCGACCTACTGAATCGATATCAAAGCAAATCGACCGTGGTGAGTCCTAAAATCCACGATGCCGACGTTTTTGCCTTGATCTCGGATGTCCAGAGCGCCTACGTCAATTATCTACGTGTTGTGGACGGCGCCGTAATCCAATCCCACACCCTGGAATTCAAAAAGAAACTCGACGAGACCGATGAAGAGCTCCTGACGCTAGGAATGTTCGAGCTCCGTCAGCTGTATCAAAACCACGCCAAGGAATCCTTGGTCAGTCATGAGCTTGACGTCGAGCTTGACGGAGTGAAATTCCATAAGCCCCTACGGGGCGATAAGAAAGCCCTCGTGGATCTATCGATTCGCAACGCCAAGCAGTTCCGCCAGGAGCGATTGAAGCAGATGCAGATCGTGGATCCGGACCGGCACGTAAACCGCATCATGGCTCAAATGAAGTTGGATTTGCGCCTTTCCGAAGAACCTCGACACATCGAATGCTTTGACAACTCCAATATTCAGGGAACCAATCCGGTCGCGGCCTGTGTGGTTTTTAAAAACGGAAAGCCAGCCAAAAAAGAATACCGTCACTTCAACATCAAGACGGTGGAAGGCCCAGATGACTTCGCCTCGATGGAAGAGGTCGTGTACCGACGATATAAGCGCCTGGTGGAAGAAGAGCAGCCCTTGCCTCAGCTCATCGTGATTGATGGGGGAAAGGGTCAGCTGAGTGCCGCTCTGAAGAGCTTGGACAAGCTCGAGTTGCGCGGAAAGATCGCCATCATCGGAATCGCCAAGCGCCTTGAAGAACTCTTCTATCCAAATGATCCGGTGCCCCTCTATCTGGACAAACGGTCCGAGACGCTCAAGATCATTCAGCAACTTCGAAACGAAGCCCACCGGTTTGGGATTACCCATCACCGAAACCGAAGAAGCAAGAGCAGCTTCAATACAGAGCTCGAGTCCATCCCGGGGATCGGAAAATCCACAGCTCAAGATCTGCTCAAGGCCTTCAAATCGGTCAAGCGAATCAAGGAAGCAGACCAGCCCGCATTGGAGGCCATCGTGGGTCGATCAAAGTCGATGAAAGTCTGGCAATATTTCCATCAAGGTCCTGATAATCAGAGTCAATAG
- a CDS encoding isoaspartyl peptidase/L-asparaginase, with amino-acid sequence MKLSRVILFVFAWCLSIAPLKAQETASDVVMVLHGGAGTIAPKYMTEERAAEVIARMEEALQAGYALWKDGATSEEMVVASIKILEDSPEFNAGRGAVFTHEGRNELDASIMRGKDLEAGAVAGVRTVKNPITAAQAVMNESPHVMLAREGAQEFAVEQGLELADSAWFFTPARFKSLQRVLEEEKKQGAITGPIDQKMGTVGSVALDREGNIAAGTSTGGMTNKRWARIGDSPVIGAGTYADNRTCGVSCTGHGEYYIRVAAAHDVHARMMYAENSVGDASKGVMDNLGSMKAAGGLIALDSEGNMAMVFNTIGMYRAYITVDGTMEVRFYEMED; translated from the coding sequence ATGAAGCTGAGCAGGGTCATATTATTTGTTTTCGCGTGGTGCTTGAGCATCGCGCCGTTGAAGGCGCAGGAAACGGCCAGCGACGTCGTAATGGTGCTCCATGGAGGGGCGGGAACCATTGCCCCAAAATACATGACCGAGGAGCGGGCCGCAGAGGTCATCGCTCGTATGGAAGAGGCACTGCAAGCAGGCTATGCGCTTTGGAAAGATGGAGCGACTTCGGAGGAAATGGTCGTGGCCTCCATCAAGATCCTAGAAGACTCTCCCGAGTTTAACGCTGGTCGCGGAGCCGTATTTACGCACGAAGGACGAAACGAACTAGACGCCTCTATCATGAGGGGTAAAGACTTAGAAGCTGGGGCCGTCGCCGGAGTGCGGACCGTTAAGAATCCCATTACTGCGGCTCAGGCCGTGATGAATGAAAGTCCACACGTGATGTTGGCTCGTGAAGGAGCGCAAGAATTCGCCGTCGAGCAAGGACTCGAATTGGCAGACTCCGCATGGTTTTTCACCCCGGCCCGATTCAAGAGTCTACAACGGGTCCTCGAGGAGGAAAAGAAACAAGGGGCCATCACAGGGCCTATCGATCAAAAAATGGGAACCGTGGGTTCTGTTGCACTGGACCGCGAAGGGAATATCGCCGCGGGGACGAGTACCGGAGGAATGACCAATAAGCGATGGGCGCGAATTGGAGATTCTCCAGTCATCGGTGCGGGAACCTATGCCGACAACCGAACCTGTGGAGTGAGTTGCACGGGCCATGGAGAATACTATATTCGCGTCGCCGCTGCACACGATGTTCATGCCCGAATGATGTATGCCGAAAACAGTGTCGGCGATGCGTCGAAGGGTGTAATGGACAACTTAGGAAGCATGAAAGCCGCAGGTGGCTTGATTGCGCTGGACAGTGAAGGAAACATGGCCATGGTCTTCAATACCATCGGGATGTACCGAGCGTACATCACCGTGGACGGGACCATGGAAGTGAGATTCTACGAAATGGAGGATTGA
- a CDS encoding redoxin domain-containing protein translates to MKKTWTIILIVLFALACARAVRPKGLYQGKFDTASGEKFSMRALKKNHTNVFYFISPECPLCVNYAKDIKDIQEEYGNDSTAFIGVVSGSDYTPQDVLDYLDEYDLDLTVVMDPNFRLVQFFKATITPEVFVVNNKSKVQYTGKIDNWAVSLGQHRQVVTEFYLKDALADIGSGVPVRLDQTEPVGCFIE, encoded by the coding sequence ATGAAGAAGACGTGGACGATCATTTTAATTGTGCTTTTTGCTCTGGCCTGCGCTCGTGCTGTTCGGCCCAAAGGACTGTATCAGGGTAAATTTGATACGGCGAGTGGTGAAAAGTTCTCCATGAGAGCGCTCAAGAAGAACCATACGAATGTCTTCTACTTTATCTCTCCGGAATGCCCCTTGTGCGTGAATTACGCGAAGGACATCAAGGATATACAAGAAGAATACGGCAACGATTCCACGGCCTTTATTGGGGTGGTGTCGGGCAGTGACTATACCCCGCAAGACGTTCTTGACTATCTGGATGAATACGACCTTGACCTCACCGTGGTCATGGATCCCAATTTCCGCTTGGTTCAGTTCTTCAAGGCGACCATCACCCCTGAAGTCTTTGTGGTGAACAACAAATCCAAAGTGCAATACACGGGCAAAATTGACAATTGGGCGGTCAGCCTTGGGCAACACCGCCAAGTGGTCACGGAGTTTTACCTCAAGGACGCCTTGGCGGACATTGGCTCCGGCGTTCCCGTCCGCCTTGATCAAACTGAGCCCGTCGGCTGTTTTATTGAGTGA
- a CDS encoding nitroreductase family protein, translating to MSDEQKFLPYTRPFVEEEEMVLRTDAYFQHLDQRRSLRFFSDKPVPKSVIENLIKAASTAPSGAHKQPWTFVAVENPEIKAKIREAAEKEEYESYNGRMSEEWLNDLKAFDTDWNKPFLEIAPWLIIVFKQSYRLNPDGSRGLHYYVNESVGLAAGFLLTAIHNAGLVALTHTPSPMNFLQQILERPGNEKPFLLIPVGYPAEDAVVPDLERKPLDEISVFI from the coding sequence ATGTCTGACGAACAAAAATTTCTGCCCTATACCCGCCCATTTGTAGAAGAAGAAGAGATGGTCCTACGGACCGATGCGTACTTCCAGCACCTCGATCAGCGCCGTTCGCTGCGGTTTTTTTCCGATAAGCCCGTCCCCAAGTCGGTCATTGAAAACCTGATCAAAGCGGCGTCTACGGCACCGAGCGGTGCGCACAAGCAACCGTGGACTTTTGTGGCGGTAGAAAATCCAGAAATCAAAGCCAAGATTCGCGAGGCAGCGGAAAAGGAAGAATACGAAAGCTACAACGGGCGCATGTCCGAAGAATGGCTCAACGATTTAAAAGCCTTCGACACCGACTGGAACAAGCCCTTTCTCGAAATCGCTCCGTGGCTCATCATAGTCTTTAAACAAAGCTATCGTCTCAATCCCGACGGCTCCCGAGGGTTGCATTACTACGTCAATGAAAGTGTTGGACTGGCGGCTGGATTTCTGCTAACAGCGATTCACAATGCCGGGCTGGTCGCCTTGACCCATACACCATCGCCCATGAATTTTCTCCAGCAAATCCTGGAGCGCCCCGGAAACGAAAAGCCCTTTCTGTTGATTCCGGTAGGCTACCCAGCCGAGGACGCGGTCGTTCCCGATCTCGAGCGCAAGCCCTTAGACGAGATCTCCGTCTTTATTTAA
- a CDS encoding Crp/Fnr family transcriptional regulator has product MDSIWYFENVNLFDILCPHKFAEWANDPRHFRVFDKNETVYFSDDSADTIYLVASGRVKIVQYTEAGDEVVKGVLERGEIFGEMALLGETRRSEVAQVVEEGTTLCPVNIEMMQDLMKDNQEFTLRIYKMIGVKMKKMERRIENLVFKDVRARLEDFIQELANEKGVEIENGAVKVTHFFTHKNIANLIGTSRQTVTTLLNELREEGYLEFDRRSFTVKKPLV; this is encoded by the coding sequence ATGGACAGCATCTGGTACTTCGAGAACGTCAACCTTTTTGACATCCTTTGCCCGCACAAGTTTGCGGAATGGGCGAATGACCCGCGACATTTTCGGGTCTTTGACAAAAACGAAACCGTCTATTTCAGTGATGATAGCGCCGATACCATCTACCTGGTGGCGAGCGGGCGGGTCAAAATTGTCCAGTACACGGAGGCTGGAGATGAAGTGGTTAAAGGAGTCCTAGAACGCGGTGAGATCTTCGGTGAAATGGCGCTACTGGGAGAGACCCGTCGGTCTGAAGTGGCCCAGGTCGTCGAGGAAGGAACTACGCTTTGTCCGGTCAATATCGAGATGATGCAAGACCTGATGAAGGACAATCAGGAGTTCACCTTGCGGATTTACAAGATGATCGGCGTGAAGATGAAGAAGATGGAGCGCCGGATCGAGAACCTCGTCTTTAAGGATGTTCGCGCTCGATTGGAAGACTTTATCCAGGAGTTGGCGAATGAAAAAGGGGTCGAAATTGAGAATGGAGCTGTTAAGGTGACCCATTTTTTCACCCATAAAAACATTGCCAATCTGATCGGGACTTCACGCCAGACGGTGACGACATTGCTGAATGAATTGCGGGAAGAAGGTTATCTCGAGTTTGACCGCCGATCCTTTACCGTGAAGAAGCCCTTAGTCTAA